A part of Streptantibioticus cattleyicolor NRRL 8057 = DSM 46488 genomic DNA contains:
- a CDS encoding alpha/beta hydrolase family protein, protein MTSIRRAAVAAALALVLPLPIAAAAPAFAAAPSAEASAGPAPVGFTAELPRPTGPYAVGRDLLHLVDQHRRDPWVPSAGARQLMVSMYYPARPGSGVPASYMTTDEARLFLQEKAPGSGIPPEALTTVRAWARTDARPAPGRFPLVLLSPGFTLPRALFSSVAEDLASRGYVVALIDHTYETPGVTFPDGQTLPCAICDQPPTGGLPAVAESRAKDASFVIDRLTSAHSPWSYAHLIDRRRIGMAGHSIGGDAAAVTMAADRRVRAGVNMDGTFQVPVPTTGLDGRPFLLFGAQSDESPGMDSSWDDAWTSLDGWKRRLTIAGAEHGTFSDLPLLSQAVGRPSPPGAIAPLRGLAITRTYLGDFFDLQLKGEPEPLLDGPSPDEPEVAVQLP, encoded by the coding sequence ATGACCAGTATCCGCCGCGCGGCTGTGGCCGCCGCGCTCGCCCTCGTTCTGCCGTTGCCGATTGCCGCGGCGGCACCCGCCTTCGCCGCCGCGCCGTCCGCCGAGGCCTCCGCCGGCCCGGCGCCGGTTGGTTTCACGGCTGAGCTGCCTCGTCCGACCGGCCCGTACGCGGTCGGCCGGGACCTGCTGCACCTCGTCGACCAGCATCGCCGGGACCCCTGGGTGCCGTCGGCGGGAGCGCGGCAGCTGATGGTGTCGATGTACTACCCGGCCCGGCCTGGGAGCGGGGTGCCCGCTTCCTACATGACCACCGACGAGGCCCGGCTGTTCCTCCAGGAGAAGGCCCCGGGCTCCGGCATTCCACCCGAGGCACTGACCACCGTCCGCGCCTGGGCGCGGACGGATGCGCGCCCGGCGCCCGGGCGGTTCCCGCTGGTGCTGCTCTCACCCGGTTTCACCCTCCCGCGGGCGCTGTTCAGCAGCGTCGCCGAGGACCTGGCCAGCCGCGGGTACGTCGTCGCACTGATCGACCACACCTACGAGACCCCCGGCGTCACCTTCCCCGACGGACAGACCCTGCCCTGCGCCATCTGCGACCAGCCACCGACGGGCGGGCTGCCGGCCGTCGCCGAGAGCCGGGCGAAGGACGCCTCCTTCGTGATCGACCGGCTGACGTCCGCTCACTCACCCTGGTCCTACGCCCATCTGATCGACCGGCGACGGATCGGCATGGCCGGGCACTCCATCGGCGGCGACGCCGCCGCCGTGACCATGGCTGCCGACCGCCGGGTGCGGGCCGGGGTGAACATGGACGGCACCTTCCAGGTGCCGGTCCCGACCACCGGTCTGGACGGCAGGCCCTTCCTCCTGTTCGGCGCCCAGTCCGACGAGAGCCCGGGCATGGATTCCAGCTGGGACGACGCCTGGACGAGCCTGGACGGCTGGAAGCGCCGGCTCACCATTGCCGGCGCCGAGCACGGCACGTTCAGCGACCTGCCGTTGCTCTCCCAGGCGGTGGGCCGGCCCAGCCCGCCCGGGGCGATCGCGCCGCTGCGCGGGCTGGCGATCACCCGGACGTACCTCGGGGACTTCTTCGATCTTCAACTGAAGGGCGAACCGGAGCCACTGCTGGACGGGCCGTCCCCGGACGAGCCGGAAGTCGCCGTCCAGCTCCCGTAG
- a CDS encoding class I adenylate-forming enzyme family protein has protein sequence MSTTRCVTPVPTEERAAEYLDTLVRVDGQGPVRRPRFAEVRRALAASGVAEGHAVLICVADAHTRLTAFLAAHYLGLVPALLPPGWAEHRLRPVCDALGAAAVVCAGPGPSGVTVRRSGTPRLQPYEAGQAVLLTSGTSGPAGGCLHRVASLFVNARRHAAAIGLRPTDTVLVSLPLHYSFALVAQALAGVATGARLVLGGPPFTPAGYLDSLTRHDVTVSSLSPSLVRALLGEDRRPPRSLRVLTVGGDVLEATRVRELRRRHPEGELYLTYGLTEAGPRVSTLAVHREPESRYTSVGRPLPGVVTTVRDVAPDGSGELLVTTGTAMVRRVGHPGTARRDLVGPHTVATGDVFRRDPEGFLFFCGRLSDFVVAGGDRLSLRWVRELVGALPGVLHVRTELVRGPLGRGGLVRQRYRLHVVARDVTPRLRELVRRRLKEVLLRVEFPCDVVFSEQNAAEFAK, from the coding sequence TTGAGCACCACCCGTTGCGTCACCCCCGTGCCCACCGAGGAGCGGGCCGCGGAGTACCTGGACACCCTGGTCCGGGTGGACGGCCAGGGGCCGGTCCGGCGGCCCCGGTTCGCCGAGGTCCGGCGGGCGCTGGCCGCGTCGGGGGTGGCGGAGGGGCACGCGGTGCTGATCTGCGTGGCCGACGCGCACACCCGGCTCACCGCCTTCCTCGCCGCCCACTACCTCGGTCTGGTCCCGGCGTTGCTGCCGCCGGGGTGGGCCGAGCACCGGCTGCGTCCGGTGTGCGACGCGCTGGGCGCCGCCGCGGTGGTCTGCGCCGGACCGGGGCCGTCCGGGGTGACGGTGCGCAGGTCCGGTACGCCACGGCTCCAGCCGTACGAGGCGGGGCAGGCGGTGCTGCTGACCTCGGGCACCTCGGGGCCGGCCGGCGGCTGTCTGCACCGCGTCGCCTCGCTCTTCGTCAACGCCCGCCGGCACGCGGCGGCGATCGGGCTGCGCCCGACGGACACCGTGCTGGTCAGCCTCCCGCTGCACTACTCCTTCGCGCTGGTCGCCCAGGCGCTGGCGGGGGTGGCCACCGGTGCGCGACTGGTGCTCGGTGGGCCGCCGTTCACCCCGGCCGGCTACCTGGACTCGCTCACCCGGCACGACGTCACGGTCTCCTCGCTCTCCCCGTCCCTGGTCCGCGCGCTGCTCGGTGAGGACCGCCGGCCGCCGCGCTCGCTGCGGGTGCTGACCGTGGGCGGGGACGTGCTGGAGGCCACCCGGGTACGGGAGTTGCGCCGCCGGCACCCGGAGGGCGAGCTGTATCTGACGTACGGGCTGACGGAGGCGGGCCCACGGGTCTCCACGCTGGCCGTGCACCGGGAGCCGGAGAGCAGGTACACCTCGGTGGGCCGGCCGCTCCCCGGCGTGGTCACCACAGTGCGGGACGTGGCGCCGGACGGCTCCGGCGAGTTGCTGGTGACCACCGGCACCGCGATGGTCCGCCGGGTCGGCCACCCCGGCACCGCGCGGCGCGACCTGGTGGGGCCGCACACGGTGGCCACCGGTGACGTCTTCCGGCGGGATCCGGAAGGCTTCCTGTTCTTCTGCGGACGGCTGTCGGACTTCGTGGTGGCCGGCGGCGACCGGCTCTCGCTGCGCTGGGTACGGGAGTTGGTCGGCGCCCTGCCCGGGGTGCTGCACGTACGCACCGAGCTGGTGCGCGGGCCGCTGGGCCGGGGCGGTCTGGTACGGCAGCGGTACCGGCTGCACGTGGTGGCCCGGGACGTCACCCCGCGGCTGCGGGAGCTGGTGCGGCGCCGGCTGAAGGAAGTGCTGCTGCGCGTGGAGTTCCCGTGCGACGTGGTCTTCTCCGAGCAGAACGCCGCCGAGTTCGCCAAGTGA
- a CDS encoding carboxylesterase/lipase family protein codes for MDCETRERPVVATKYGPVRGVREENGVAAFRGVPYAAPPVGALRFAAPRPHPGWEGTYDAARPGPSVPQNPSRLEAVMGARVPDWDEEGCLNLNVWAPPGDPVRRPVLVWFHGGGFTSGSGGWDWYDGGRLAALGDIVVVTANYRLGPLGYLWLPGIGAENAGCLDQGAVLRWVRDNIEAFGGDPGRVTVGGQSAGAFSALHLAVDPATAPLVHQVVAESGPWDLAPQEPAEADGAAADFLRILGVEGDADPGAALRARPVEELLAGYARLMAERAGGVAPPMYPVLGGPGVPRAAMAAVADGALDGKGVLLGSTEDEMTAFFAFNPAVQALGREEVLASLGDDAEARYASYAARRPGATPARVLTDAVTDRVFGDGVREIAARCAAGDHPAYVYRFARRPSVDEAGLGATHCAELPFLFGTLDAFAVAPMLGPVDDGDRELAAAFGGAVAAFVSAGDPSAHGLSSWPPYLAGSDPFVRRF; via the coding sequence ATGGACTGCGAAACGCGAGAACGGCCCGTGGTGGCCACGAAGTACGGCCCGGTACGCGGGGTGCGCGAGGAGAACGGGGTGGCGGCCTTCCGTGGTGTGCCGTACGCCGCCCCGCCGGTGGGCGCGCTGCGGTTCGCCGCGCCCCGGCCGCACCCGGGGTGGGAAGGTACGTACGACGCGGCGCGCCCCGGCCCTTCGGTGCCGCAGAACCCGTCCCGGCTGGAGGCGGTGATGGGAGCCAGGGTGCCGGACTGGGACGAGGAGGGCTGCCTGAACCTCAACGTGTGGGCGCCGCCGGGCGATCCGGTGCGGCGACCGGTGCTGGTCTGGTTCCACGGCGGCGGCTTCACCAGCGGCAGCGGCGGCTGGGACTGGTACGACGGCGGGCGGCTCGCGGCCCTCGGTGACATCGTGGTGGTGACCGCCAACTACCGCCTGGGGCCGCTGGGTTACCTGTGGCTTCCCGGCATCGGCGCGGAGAACGCCGGCTGCCTGGACCAGGGCGCGGTGCTGCGGTGGGTGCGTGACAACATCGAGGCGTTCGGCGGTGACCCGGGACGGGTGACGGTCGGCGGGCAGTCGGCCGGGGCGTTCTCCGCGCTCCACCTCGCGGTGGATCCGGCGACCGCGCCGCTGGTGCACCAGGTGGTGGCGGAGTCGGGGCCGTGGGATCTGGCACCGCAGGAGCCGGCGGAGGCGGACGGGGCCGCCGCGGACTTCCTGCGCATCCTCGGCGTCGAGGGGGACGCCGACCCGGGGGCGGCGCTGCGGGCCCGGCCGGTCGAGGAGTTGCTCGCCGGGTACGCGCGGCTGATGGCGGAGCGCGCCGGTGGTGTGGCGCCGCCGATGTATCCGGTGCTCGGCGGCCCCGGTGTGCCGCGTGCCGCCATGGCCGCGGTGGCGGACGGCGCGTTGGACGGCAAGGGGGTGCTGCTGGGCAGCACCGAGGACGAGATGACGGCGTTCTTCGCCTTCAACCCGGCCGTGCAGGCACTCGGCCGCGAGGAGGTGCTCGCTTCGCTGGGCGACGACGCCGAGGCCCGTTACGCCTCGTACGCGGCCCGGCGGCCCGGGGCGACCCCGGCGCGGGTGCTCACCGACGCCGTCACCGACCGGGTCTTCGGTGACGGCGTCCGGGAGATCGCCGCCCGGTGCGCGGCAGGTGACCACCCGGCGTACGTGTACCGTTTCGCCCGCCGTCCGTCGGTGGACGAGGCGGGGCTGGGCGCCACGCACTGCGCCGAACTGCCATTCCTGTTCGGCACGTTGGATGCCTTCGCGGTGGCGCCGATGCTCGGCCCGGTGGACGACGGCGACCGGGAACTGGCCGCTGCCTTCGGCGGTGCGGTGGCCGCGTTCGTGTCCGCCGGGGACCCGTCGGCCCACGGTTTGTCTTCCTGGCCGCCGTATCTGGCCGGGTCGGATCCGTTCGTGCGGCGTTTTTGA
- a CDS encoding GNAT family N-acetyltransferase produces the protein MSDVVIRRAESDDAPALAAMRWRFKVEDGGDEVPQDEEEFTAECEQWLRSRMAGPWRVWIAEVGGRPCGHVFVCLVEKVPSPYPASDALGYVTNFYVVPEQRDRGLGRALLEEATGYARAHGLDTLIVWPSERSAPLYRRCGFDRPAELLEQPVAPS, from the coding sequence ATGAGTGACGTGGTTATCCGTCGAGCAGAATCCGATGACGCGCCCGCGCTGGCAGCTATGCGCTGGCGGTTCAAGGTGGAGGACGGCGGAGACGAAGTCCCGCAGGATGAGGAGGAGTTCACCGCTGAGTGCGAGCAGTGGCTGCGTTCCCGGATGGCCGGGCCGTGGCGCGTCTGGATCGCGGAAGTGGGCGGTCGGCCCTGTGGCCACGTGTTCGTGTGTCTCGTGGAGAAGGTCCCGAGTCCCTATCCGGCTTCCGATGCGCTCGGTTACGTGACCAACTTCTACGTTGTCCCTGAACAGCGCGATCGCGGTCTGGGCAGGGCCCTGCTCGAAGAGGCCACCGGCTATGCGCGCGCTCACGGCCTGGACACGTTGATCGTGTGGCCGTCCGAGCGCAGCGCGCCGCTGTACCGGCGCTGCGGATTCGACCGCCCGGCCGAGCTCCTCGAACAGCCCGTCGCTCCCAGCTGA
- a CDS encoding vitamin K epoxide reductase family protein, whose protein sequence is MGARGHRVLGLIASFVITVDKLELLRDPHFRPACTINPVLSCTDVMVSAQASVFGFPNPLLGLAGYPVLVATGAALLGGARLGRWYCLALGAGTLLGAGFCMWLMSQALYAIGALCLWCCLVWAVTVVACCVSAHHIVRRGLLPTPRRLAIAVLEFPWAVPVVWCGTVVVLVGCRFWFYWRTLL, encoded by the coding sequence GTGGGCGCTCGTGGTCACCGGGTGCTCGGGCTGATCGCCTCGTTCGTGATCACCGTCGACAAGCTGGAACTCCTGCGCGACCCGCACTTCCGTCCGGCCTGCACCATCAACCCGGTGCTCTCCTGCACCGACGTCATGGTCAGCGCCCAGGCGTCGGTGTTCGGGTTCCCCAACCCGCTGCTGGGACTGGCCGGTTATCCGGTGCTGGTGGCCACCGGTGCCGCGTTGCTGGGCGGGGCGCGGCTGGGCAGGTGGTACTGCCTCGCCCTGGGCGCCGGGACGCTGCTGGGTGCCGGGTTCTGCATGTGGCTGATGTCCCAGGCCCTCTACGCCATCGGCGCGTTGTGCCTGTGGTGTTGCCTGGTGTGGGCGGTCACCGTCGTCGCCTGCTGTGTGAGCGCGCACCACATCGTCCGTCGCGGTCTGCTGCCCACGCCCCGCCGGTTGGCCATCGCCGTGCTGGAGTTCCCGTGGGCCGTGCCGGTGGTGTGGTGTGGGACGGTGGTGGTGCTGGTGGGGTGCCGGTTCTGGTTCTACTGGCGGACGTTGTTGTGA
- a CDS encoding SDR family NAD(P)-dependent oxidoreductase, producing the protein MTVTDLFRLDDVRALITGASRGIGAAIAQAFAESGARVALAARTERATEDVAGRIGRSCGTEAHRVAGDLADPEVAPRLVDQAAHALGGLDVLVHNAGVLPTDPQGNPVLKPFARSTPEEWQPVVAVNLAATVALCRAAHRHLLESPRPSVLLVSSVAGLIGVPTMEAYGVTKAAQVSLARSLATGWAPQRIRVNALCPGWVRTDMTSVVHGDEALSGHLLRHVPMRRWADPGEVAGSAVFLTSPAASFITGQALVIDGGLSVPHGGLADLAAGPPDGM; encoded by the coding sequence ATGACCGTGACCGACCTGTTCCGGCTGGACGACGTACGGGCCCTGATCACCGGGGCCTCCCGGGGCATCGGCGCGGCGATCGCGCAGGCCTTCGCCGAGTCGGGCGCCCGGGTGGCGCTGGCCGCCCGCACCGAGCGGGCCACCGAGGACGTCGCCGGACGCATCGGCCGCTCCTGCGGCACCGAGGCCCACCGGGTCGCCGGTGACCTGGCCGACCCCGAGGTGGCGCCCCGCCTGGTCGACCAGGCCGCGCACGCCCTCGGCGGCCTGGACGTGCTGGTGCACAACGCCGGTGTGCTCCCCACCGATCCGCAGGGCAACCCGGTGCTCAAGCCGTTCGCCCGTTCCACGCCCGAGGAGTGGCAGCCGGTGGTGGCGGTCAACCTGGCCGCCACGGTGGCGTTGTGCCGCGCGGCCCACCGTCATCTGCTGGAGTCGCCGCGCCCCAGCGTGCTGCTGGTCTCCTCGGTGGCCGGGCTGATCGGGGTGCCCACCATGGAGGCGTACGGGGTGACCAAGGCGGCCCAGGTGTCGCTGGCCCGTTCGCTGGCCACCGGGTGGGCGCCGCAGCGCATCCGGGTCAACGCGCTCTGCCCCGGCTGGGTGCGTACCGACATGACCTCCGTGGTCCACGGCGACGAGGCGCTCTCCGGCCACCTGCTGCGGCACGTGCCGATGCGCCGGTGGGCCGACCCCGGGGAGGTGGCGGGTTCGGCCGTCTTCCTCACCTCGCCGGCGGCCTCGTTCATCACCGGCCAGGCGCTGGTGATCGACGGCGGGCTGTCGGTGCCGCACGGCGGACTCGCCGACCTCGCGGCCGGCCCGCCGGACGGGATGTGA
- a CDS encoding sensor histidine kinase, with amino-acid sequence MDRAMPRPPWPRRLPSPVWSALTWCAAALFALLLFVTTTSRMGPLPLPSHESVSVGVLPREAMAVASALALGWAHRRPLPVFGVLLAESCAAAAVGAKTWPFFLVMAVLVGYLAATRPRRTALAAACVELAAWPCQWWAMDQAQEALSDFLSMMAALIAVVAIAWLTGNSVRRQRDYGQALRTQALTAERLRIAREVHDMVAHSMGVIAIQAGAAGLVLDTRPEDARKALDAIETTSRETLAGLRRMLVSLRRADDDTATPPAAVGLEAVDRLAETTTDAGVRVEVHWQGERRPLPPEVDVAAFRIIQESVTNTVRHSGARHCQVSVDYGDEELAVEIVDDGRGAGRAGARADVRAGAASGSGYGISGMRERVALLNGLFSAGTRPEGGFRVAAQLPL; translated from the coding sequence GTGGATCGAGCGATGCCGCGTCCTCCGTGGCCGAGACGGCTGCCGTCGCCGGTGTGGTCGGCGCTGACCTGGTGCGCTGCCGCTCTGTTCGCGCTCTTGCTGTTCGTCACCACGACCAGTCGGATGGGACCGCTCCCGCTGCCGTCCCACGAGTCCGTCTCCGTGGGCGTCCTGCCCCGGGAGGCGATGGCCGTCGCGTCGGCGCTGGCCCTCGGATGGGCCCACCGTCGGCCACTGCCGGTGTTCGGGGTGCTGCTGGCCGAATCGTGCGCGGCGGCCGCGGTCGGCGCGAAGACCTGGCCGTTCTTCCTGGTGATGGCCGTCCTGGTCGGCTACCTCGCGGCCACTCGTCCGCGCCGTACCGCCCTCGCGGCCGCTTGCGTCGAGCTGGCCGCCTGGCCCTGCCAGTGGTGGGCGATGGACCAGGCGCAGGAGGCGCTCAGCGACTTCCTCAGCATGATGGCCGCCCTCATCGCGGTGGTCGCCATCGCCTGGCTGACCGGCAACTCGGTACGCCGGCAACGGGATTACGGCCAGGCACTGCGCACACAGGCGTTGACGGCCGAGCGGCTGCGGATCGCCCGGGAGGTGCACGACATGGTGGCGCACAGCATGGGCGTCATCGCGATCCAGGCCGGCGCGGCAGGCCTGGTCCTGGACACCCGGCCGGAGGACGCACGCAAGGCGCTCGACGCCATCGAGACCACCAGCCGCGAGACGCTGGCCGGACTGCGACGCATGCTCGTCTCGCTGCGCCGAGCCGACGACGACACGGCAACGCCGCCTGCGGCAGTGGGCCTGGAGGCCGTCGACCGGCTGGCCGAGACGACGACGGACGCCGGAGTACGGGTCGAGGTGCACTGGCAGGGCGAGCGCCGGCCGCTGCCACCCGAGGTCGACGTGGCCGCCTTCAGGATCATCCAGGAGTCGGTCACCAACACGGTGCGCCATTCCGGCGCCCGGCACTGCCAGGTGTCCGTGGACTACGGGGACGAGGAGTTGGCCGTCGAGATCGTCGACGACGGACGCGGGGCGGGCCGGGCCGGCGCGCGAGCAGATGTGCGGGCCGGTGCCGCTTCGGGGTCAGGATACGGGATCTCCGGGATGCGGGAACGGGTCGCCTTGCTGAACGGCCTGTTCAGCGCGGGCACCAGGCCCGAGGGCGGCTTCCGAGTGGCGGCGCAGCTGCCGCTATGA
- a CDS encoding DUF1348 family protein: protein MTTRAHRKAHAADEAWNTLNPEQVALTGTADPVWRNCNRNRDRYITGRDAVVTFLREKWSRELEYALRKELWDFHGDRSAVRFRYAYHEAKGQRWRA, encoded by the coding sequence ATGACGACCCGCGCCCACCGTAAGGCTCACGCGGCCGATGAGGCGTGGAACACCCTCAACCCGGAGCAAGTCGCGCTCACGGGCACGGCGGACCCCGTGTGGCGCAACTGCAACCGCAACCGTGATCGATACATCACCGGTCGGGATGCCGTCGTGACGTTCCTGCGGGAGAAGTGGTCGCGTGAACTCGAGTACGCGTTGCGGAAGGAGTTGTGGGACTTCCACGGCGACCGCAGCGCGGTGCGGTTCCGGTACGCGTATCACGAGGCGAAGGGCCAGCGGTGGCGTGCCTAG
- a CDS encoding SDR family NAD(P)-dependent oxidoreductase, giving the protein MTRSPLPSRTALVTGAASGIGWETARLLAAQGCTVLVHARDAVSARDAVDRLVAAGADADRLEPVAADFTRLAEVEELARVTAAVHPVLDLLVNNAAVAAPERHTLTGDGLEISFQVNFLAAYLLTRRLAGPLTARPGSRVVNVSSSMHRTASIAWNDVNRARRYSRLAAYAQSQLALTVFTRAAVPADSNCTAVSVHPGICDTALLPLYAHEGDPAADGAAHVVRLCDPATDIRPGTYYDRTAPSPAAPVATDDRTVRRLCKLADRLVARAA; this is encoded by the coding sequence ATGACCCGCTCACCCCTGCCGTCGCGTACCGCCCTGGTCACCGGAGCCGCCTCCGGCATCGGCTGGGAGACCGCCCGTCTCCTGGCCGCACAGGGCTGCACCGTGCTCGTGCACGCCCGGGACGCCGTGTCCGCCCGCGACGCCGTCGACCGGCTGGTGGCCGCCGGCGCCGACGCGGACCGGCTGGAGCCCGTCGCGGCCGACTTCACCCGGCTCGCCGAGGTCGAGGAACTGGCCCGGGTCACGGCCGCCGTCCACCCCGTGCTCGACCTGCTGGTCAACAACGCGGCGGTGGCCGCCCCGGAACGCCACACCCTCACCGGGGACGGACTGGAGATCTCCTTCCAGGTCAACTTCCTCGCCGCCTACCTGCTCACCCGGCGCCTCGCCGGCCCGCTCACCGCCCGCCCCGGCAGCCGCGTGGTCAACGTCTCCTCCTCCATGCACCGCACCGCCTCCATCGCCTGGAACGACGTCAACCGGGCCCGCCGCTACTCCCGACTCGCCGCCTACGCGCAATCACAACTCGCCCTCACCGTCTTCACCCGCGCCGCCGTCCCCGCCGACTCCAACTGCACGGCGGTCAGCGTCCACCCGGGCATCTGCGACACCGCCCTCCTCCCCCTCTACGCCCACGAAGGCGACCCCGCCGCCGACGGCGCCGCCCACGTCGTACGCCTCTGCGACCCCGCCACCGACATCCGCCCCGGCACCTACTACGACCGCACCGCCCCCTCCCCGGCCGCCCCGGTGGCCACCGACGACCGCACGGTGCGCCGCCTGTGCAAACTCGCCGACCGGCTCGTCGCCCGGGCGGCGTGA
- a CDS encoding response regulator encodes MTIRVVLADDQELVRAGLSMVITGLPDLEIVGEAGTGAEAVRLADEVRPDVVVMDIRMPGTDGIEATRAITADSPTPRVLILTTFDDDENVYASLRAGASGFLVKDMALVDIIAAIRVVAAGDALIAPSVTRRLIEDFAGRPAPARQHRRLDGITGREREVLTLIGRGLSNSEIAEELFIGPATAKTHVARLLTKLDARDRVQLVIAAYDAGLVSPSG; translated from the coding sequence ATGACGATCCGAGTGGTACTGGCCGACGACCAGGAACTGGTGCGCGCCGGACTGAGCATGGTCATCACGGGCCTCCCTGACCTGGAGATCGTGGGTGAGGCCGGAACGGGCGCCGAAGCCGTCCGACTGGCCGATGAGGTCCGACCCGACGTCGTGGTGATGGACATCCGCATGCCCGGTACGGACGGCATCGAAGCCACCCGGGCCATCACCGCGGATTCCCCGACGCCACGCGTCCTCATCCTCACCACCTTCGACGACGACGAGAACGTCTACGCCTCGCTGCGCGCGGGTGCCAGCGGGTTCCTGGTCAAGGACATGGCGTTGGTGGACATCATCGCGGCGATCCGCGTGGTCGCGGCCGGCGATGCCCTGATCGCGCCGAGCGTCACCCGCCGCCTCATCGAGGACTTCGCCGGGCGCCCGGCGCCCGCCCGGCAACATCGACGGCTCGACGGCATCACCGGCAGGGAACGCGAAGTGCTGACCCTGATCGGGCGCGGCCTGTCCAACAGCGAGATCGCCGAGGAGCTTTTCATCGGCCCCGCCACCGCCAAGACCCATGTGGCACGGCTGCTGACCAAGCTCGACGCCCGCGACCGCGTCCAACTCGTCATCGCCGCCTACGATGCGGGCCTGGTGTCCCCGTCCGGCTGA
- a CDS encoding wax ester/triacylglycerol synthase domain-containing protein yields MSQPTAAPRPTGTAPPARDRMTPKDRLVWRLETDTDIRPIIVLLFLLDGEVTTPAVVEWHRSACAVVPRLAARVVTPRRPGAGPRWEPDPHFDPARHVLRVALPGKGTRAELLSLVEELVQTPFVPGRPLWQCYLVDGVEGGRTGYVLKISHTIADGLRLRELFLHQSAQARMLGGVKPGGRGNGAGGRGRRTAEALRFCGQVARDMADPPGRPRGTGDGVARRFHTVDLPMARLREIARGADGSVQDVLVAGLTEGCRRYYQHRGVHRPVLTVFSPYGRAPLTRDDPSPMGNHWFIIRFPVPLCPGDPAARVRAARAAVREVYHRGAPDWMGAVARVSPAVPGRWLQTTFRRFSASHDFIISNIPGPRRAIQVAGATVTEIYGIAPTLGAALTATTVSYGGTCHVVLSIDPFVVPDPAVFADCLRGGLEEVTAGG; encoded by the coding sequence GTGTCACAACCGACCGCCGCGCCCCGGCCGACCGGGACGGCGCCGCCCGCCCGGGACCGGATGACGCCCAAGGACCGCCTGGTGTGGCGTCTGGAGACCGATACCGACATCCGGCCGATCATCGTGCTGCTGTTCCTGCTCGACGGCGAGGTCACCACGCCCGCGGTGGTCGAGTGGCACCGCTCCGCGTGCGCCGTCGTACCACGGCTGGCCGCCCGGGTGGTCACCCCGCGCCGCCCCGGCGCCGGACCGCGCTGGGAACCCGACCCGCACTTCGACCCGGCCCGGCACGTACTGCGGGTGGCGCTGCCCGGCAAGGGCACCCGGGCCGAACTGCTCTCCCTGGTCGAGGAGTTGGTGCAGACACCGTTCGTCCCGGGCCGGCCGCTGTGGCAGTGCTACCTGGTCGACGGGGTGGAGGGCGGCCGGACCGGGTACGTGCTGAAGATCTCGCACACCATCGCCGACGGGCTGCGGTTGCGGGAGTTGTTCCTGCACCAGTCCGCGCAGGCGCGGATGCTGGGCGGCGTCAAACCGGGCGGGCGCGGGAACGGGGCGGGCGGCCGGGGCCGGCGGACCGCGGAGGCGCTGCGCTTCTGCGGCCAGGTCGCCCGGGACATGGCCGATCCGCCGGGCCGGCCGCGCGGCACCGGGGACGGGGTGGCCCGCCGCTTCCACACCGTCGACCTGCCGATGGCACGGCTGCGGGAGATCGCCCGGGGCGCCGACGGATCCGTGCAGGACGTGCTCGTCGCCGGGCTCACCGAGGGGTGCCGCCGGTACTACCAGCACCGGGGGGTCCACCGCCCGGTGCTCACCGTCTTCTCCCCCTACGGGCGCGCCCCGCTGACCCGGGACGACCCCAGTCCGATGGGCAACCACTGGTTCATCATCCGCTTCCCGGTACCACTGTGCCCCGGCGACCCGGCCGCGCGGGTACGGGCCGCCCGCGCCGCCGTGCGCGAGGTCTACCACCGCGGCGCACCGGACTGGATGGGCGCCGTGGCCCGCGTCTCCCCCGCCGTTCCGGGGCGTTGGCTCCAGACCACCTTCCGGCGCTTCTCCGCCTCGCACGACTTCATCATCAGCAACATCCCCGGGCCCAGGCGGGCGATCCAGGTGGCCGGCGCCACGGTGACCGAGATCTACGGCATCGCCCCCACGCTCGGCGCCGCGCTGACCGCGACCACGGTGTCGTACGGCGGCACCTGCCATGTGGTGCTCAGCATCGACCCGTTCGTCGTCCCCGACCCGGCGGTCTTCGCCGACTGCCTGCGCGGCGGTCTGGAGGAGGTCACGGCGGGCGGCTGA